A portion of the Mycoplasma sp. (ex Biomphalaria glabrata) genome contains these proteins:
- the argS gene encoding arginine--tRNA ligase translates to MAKNKIEFLILEACEKSNLKSIPSKIKLDIPKISSQGDWSSNIALLIAKDNNKKPIEIANIIVEKLKKSDCFEKIEIAGPGFINFFLTNSFYNELLQSILDKNQNIKINKIENYQKLMIEVVSANPTGYLHIGHARNSVISLILSKLYETKGYSVTKCYYINDAGAQMNNLVNSVYIKYAIEQCNNHLTLDEETMKDYYKGEEISECAKKLFEKYNESLLDIDFANKNRLSATIHQQILDFSYGFFLREIKKDLLSIGLFIDDLNWISEKSLEKNSKLILQKLSKNKFTYENDNALILKTTIFGDDKDRVLKKSNGEYTYLVNDITLHDWKFSQNFDKYINIFGADHHGYIPRLKASIEMLGYNSAKLEICEMQLVRLIKDDSEYKMSKRKGTSVYFRDLVSEVNADVTKCMIISQPLTSKIDFNMNIAFSKGNENPYYYFCYAYVRCLKLLKKINSFSFTNEYLIELQKEKEIILEMSNFNQVLDKCIKDNDPHYLFHYLSNFSKMFHSYYSDTKIIDENNLIKTNKKLNFIYIIKKLLDEIFIILCLNKQIEM, encoded by the coding sequence ATGGCTAAAAATAAAATTGAATTTTTAATTTTAGAAGCTTGCGAAAAATCAAATTTAAAGTCAATCCCTTCAAAAATTAAATTAGACATTCCTAAAATTTCATCACAGGGCGATTGATCATCAAATATAGCTTTACTAATTGCCAAAGATAACAATAAGAAGCCAATTGAAATTGCAAATATTATTGTCGAAAAACTAAAAAAAAGTGATTGTTTCGAAAAAATTGAAATTGCTGGACCAGGTTTTATAAATTTTTTTTTAACAAATAGTTTTTATAATGAACTTTTGCAATCAATATTAGATAAAAATCAAAACATCAAAATAAACAAAATTGAAAATTATCAGAAATTGATGATTGAAGTTGTATCAGCAAATCCCACAGGATATTTACATATAGGTCATGCGCGAAACTCTGTTATTTCGCTAATATTATCTAAACTTTATGAAACAAAAGGCTATTCCGTTACTAAATGTTATTACATTAATGATGCAGGCGCTCAAATGAATAATCTTGTAAATAGCGTTTATATAAAATATGCCATTGAACAATGTAATAATCACCTAACACTTGATGAAGAAACGATGAAAGATTATTACAAAGGTGAGGAAATTAGTGAGTGCGCAAAAAAACTTTTTGAAAAGTACAATGAATCTTTATTGGATATCGATTTTGCAAACAAAAATAGATTATCCGCAACTATACACCAACAAATTTTAGATTTTAGTTATGGATTCTTTTTAAGGGAAATAAAAAAAGATTTATTAAGTATTGGTCTTTTTATTGATGACTTAAATTGAATTTCGGAAAAATCATTAGAAAAAAATTCAAAATTAATTTTGCAAAAACTATCCAAAAATAAATTTACTTATGAAAATGATAATGCATTGATTTTAAAAACTACTATTTTCGGTGATGACAAAGATCGCGTATTAAAAAAATCAAATGGTGAATACACATATCTTGTGAATGACATAACACTACATGATTGAAAATTTAGTCAAAATTTTGACAAATATATTAATATCTTTGGAGCAGATCATCACGGTTACATTCCTAGATTAAAGGCTAGTATAGAAATGCTGGGTTATAATTCAGCCAAATTAGAAATTTGCGAAATGCAATTGGTTAGATTAATTAAAGATGATTCTGAATACAAAATGTCAAAAAGAAAAGGAACAAGCGTGTATTTTAGAGATTTAGTTAGTGAAGTTAACGCTGATGTTACAAAATGCATGATTATATCACAACCATTAACATCTAAAATAGATTTTAATATGAATATTGCCTTTTCTAAAGGTAACGAAAATCCATATTATTATTTTTGTTATGCATATGTTCGTTGTTTGAAATTATTAAAAAAAATAAATTCCTTTAGTTTCACTAATGAATATTTAATAGAATTACAAAAAGAAAAAGAAATTATTTTGGAAATGTCTAATTTTAATCAAGTTTTGGACAAATGTATAAAGGATAATGACCCCCATTATCTATTTCATTACTTGAGTAATTTTTCAAAAATGTTTCATTCATATTATTCAGATACAAAAATTATTGACGAAAATAATTTAATTAAGACTAATAAAAAATTGAATTTTATTTATATAATTAAAAAGTTATTAGATGAAATTTTTATAATTTTATGTTTAAATAAACAAATTGAAATGTAG
- the rpmE gene encoding 50S ribosomal protein L31 yields MKKNIHPQTIDHKVTCSTCGKCHDVKSVKNKLSIDICSNCHPFYTGARTYNHVAGRVEKFNKKYNTK; encoded by the coding sequence ATGAAAAAAAATATTCACCCACAAACTATCGACCATAAAGTAACATGTTCAACATGTGGAAAATGTCATGACGTTAAATCAGTTAAGAACAAGTTATCTATTGATATTTGTTCAAATTGCCATCCTTTCTATACAGGAGCAAGAACTTACAACCATGTCGCTGGTAGAGTAGAAAAATTTAACAAAAAATATAATACAAAATAA
- a CDS encoding HD domain-containing protein, with amino-acid sequence MLINNCDIIRCTIHKNIIIFDKKIRDIIDTIEFQRLRRITQLGLGSFLYPSATHTRFAHSLGAYEIMRKLVTEYIGNDWTDYEKNLLMCTALLHDIGHGPLSHNFELISNQHHEDWTKKIILSKDTEIHHVIVKNFGADFLNDIIKLINKEYENKAFCKLISSELDVDRLDYLLRDSYYTNTGYGELNLEWILRCLKYEKSDLFITEKGIPSIENYLLARYFAYKQIYFHPKSLRTEQHFVQIITRLKDIVSLGFKLKNDYHLIEPLLNGKDIELNNYLKLDDFVFFTYINNLEEENDEVLKILVSTFKRHNFFVAEKFNHKIYAEKSKLLKEKFGDNYKYFITKGIPEINFYKNYCSEKENILIMTNTKDIKRIDEESKILGQLKSETDKVEMMFYYNEALYG; translated from the coding sequence ATATTATCCGATGTACAATTCACAAAAATATTATTATTTTTGACAAAAAAATCCGAGATATTATAGATACAATAGAATTTCAAAGATTACGTCGCATTACACAACTAGGTTTAGGTAGTTTTTTGTATCCATCAGCTACTCACACTCGTTTTGCGCATTCTTTGGGCGCTTACGAAATTATGCGAAAACTTGTGACTGAGTATATAGGCAACGATTGAACAGATTATGAAAAAAATCTTTTAATGTGCACGGCTCTACTACATGATATAGGTCATGGACCACTTTCTCATAATTTTGAATTAATTTCTAACCAACACCATGAAGATTGAACTAAAAAAATAATTCTTTCAAAAGACACCGAAATTCATCACGTTATTGTTAAAAATTTTGGGGCAGACTTTTTAAACGATATTATTAAATTAATTAATAAAGAGTATGAAAATAAAGCTTTTTGTAAGTTAATTTCTTCTGAACTTGATGTTGACCGACTGGATTACTTGTTACGTGATAGTTATTATACTAATACAGGTTATGGTGAATTGAATTTAGAGTGGATTTTGCGATGTTTGAAATACGAAAAATCAGACTTATTTATTACCGAAAAAGGAATACCATCAATTGAAAACTATCTTCTTGCAAGATACTTTGCTTATAAACAAATATATTTTCATCCAAAATCTCTTCGCACAGAACAACATTTTGTGCAAATAATTACAAGACTAAAGGATATAGTGTCTTTAGGTTTCAAATTGAAAAATGATTATCATTTAATAGAACCGCTATTAAATGGAAAAGATATTGAACTTAATAACTATTTAAAATTAGATGACTTTGTTTTTTTTACTTACATAAATAATTTAGAAGAGGAAAATGATGAGGTATTAAAAATTTTAGTTTCTACTTTCAAGAGACACAATTTCTTTGTGGCTGAAAAATTTAACCATAAAATTTATGCGGAAAAATCAAAATTATTAAAGGAAAAATTTGGCGATAATTATAAGTATTTTATTACAAAAGGTATTCCCGAAATCAACTTTTATAAAAACTATTGTTCTGAAAAAGAGAATATTTTGATTATGACAAATACGAAAGACATTAAAAGAATTGACGAGGAAAGTAAAATTTTAGGTCAATTAAAATCAGAAACTGATAAAGTTGAGATGATGTTTTACTATAATGAGGCGTTATATGGCTAA
- the fba gene encoding class II fructose-1,6-bisphosphate aldolase: MKKFKDFGIKNYVSAAEMVKKAKLGKYAVGQFNINNLEWTRAALEAAQETNSPIILGVSEGAAKYFGGYNTVVGIVTNLMIDLNITVPVAVHLDHGSSIESAKKAVDAGFSSIMIDGSHFSIDENIRITKEVVAMCKPKGISVEGEVGLVAGEEDGVHGGSAATYADENECIRMAKEGGIDFLAATLGSVHGHYNGAPKLGFEQMVTISSKADIPLVLHGGSGIPDADIVKAIKSGQSKINVNTECQDAFAHALNKYFANKMDQADKGYDPRKIIGFGIKETKRVIIEKIKLFGSDNKA; this comes from the coding sequence ATGAAAAAATTTAAAGATTTTGGAATTAAAAATTACGTAAGTGCAGCTGAAATGGTAAAAAAAGCAAAATTAGGAAAATATGCTGTTGGTCAATTTAACATTAATAACTTAGAGTGAACGAGAGCCGCTTTAGAAGCAGCACAAGAAACAAATTCTCCAATTATTTTAGGTGTTAGTGAAGGAGCTGCTAAATATTTTGGAGGTTATAATACAGTTGTTGGAATTGTTACTAATTTAATGATCGATTTAAATATAACTGTTCCTGTAGCTGTTCATTTAGATCACGGATCATCAATTGAATCTGCTAAAAAAGCAGTAGATGCTGGATTTAGCTCAATAATGATTGATGGATCTCATTTCTCAATTGATGAAAACATTAGAATCACGAAAGAAGTTGTTGCAATGTGCAAACCAAAAGGGATTTCTGTTGAAGGTGAAGTAGGTTTAGTTGCTGGAGAAGAAGATGGCGTTCACGGCGGAAGTGCTGCTACTTACGCAGATGAAAATGAATGTATTAGAATGGCTAAAGAAGGTGGAATAGATTTCTTGGCTGCAACTCTTGGAAGTGTTCATGGTCATTATAATGGAGCTCCAAAATTAGGTTTCGAGCAAATGGTAACCATTTCCTCTAAAGCAGATATTCCGTTAGTGTTACATGGTGGAAGTGGAATTCCAGATGCTGATATAGTTAAAGCGATTAAATCAGGACAGTCAAAAATTAATGTAAATACGGAATGTCAAGATGCTTTTGCTCATGCTTTAAATAAATATTTTGCTAATAAAATGGATCAAGCAGATAAAGGCTATGACCCACGTAAAATTATAGGTTTTGGTATTAAAGAAACAAAAAGAGTTATAATTGAAAAAATCAAATTATTTGGTTCAGACAACAAAGCTTAA
- a CDS encoding CTP synthase — translation MMNSKQNQKYVFVIGGVVSSLGKGIVSSCLGALLKARGISIFNKKCDPYLNIDPGTMNPYQHGEVFVTKDGGETDLDLGHYERFTSVELTKNSNITAGRIYYDVLIKERKGTFLGKTIQVVPHITDEIKNNIYRTAEESKSEVLIVEFGGTVGDIEIYPFVEVARQIYLEKGRENVMFIFVTLVPKIRVNNEIKTKPTQFAVKELGRIGIQPDILVLRCEEDLENEVLEKISMFCNVQTNCVMKAIDVDNIYKIPIYLHNQEFDQRVIERLGLLNNPIKLDNWYSLINKIENLNKEITIGLVGKYIELEDAYKSVIESAKIAGFHNLAKVKIKMINARKLNNSNIQEQFRNVDGVIIPGGFGYEGVEGKILAIKYTRENNVPMLGICLGMQLALVEFARNILNYETANSTEFDPETDHPIVHIIRGKSEQDEKGGTLRLGNYNCELKNNSLAYECYGQKIIQERHRHRYEVNSKYIKEFEKHGMIFSGINPDNHLCEIVELENHPFFIASQYHPEFKNNLTNPNPLFIGLVKASLKMKYKN, via the coding sequence ATGATGAATAGTAAACAAAATCAAAAATACGTTTTTGTTATAGGGGGAGTTGTATCTTCTCTTGGAAAAGGAATAGTTAGTTCTTGTTTGGGAGCATTACTTAAAGCTCGTGGTATTTCTATTTTTAATAAGAAATGCGATCCATATTTAAATATCGATCCAGGAACTATGAACCCATATCAACATGGGGAAGTTTTTGTAACCAAAGATGGCGGAGAAACAGATTTAGACTTAGGACACTATGAACGTTTTACATCTGTTGAATTAACCAAAAATTCTAACATCACAGCAGGTAGGATATATTATGATGTTTTAATTAAAGAACGAAAAGGAACTTTTTTAGGAAAAACAATTCAAGTTGTTCCTCATATCACAGATGAAATTAAAAATAATATTTATCGCACAGCTGAGGAATCAAAATCAGAAGTTTTGATAGTTGAATTTGGTGGAACGGTAGGAGATATTGAAATTTATCCATTCGTTGAAGTTGCACGTCAAATTTATTTAGAAAAGGGACGCGAAAATGTTATGTTTATTTTTGTAACCTTAGTTCCAAAAATTCGTGTTAACAATGAAATTAAAACAAAACCAACACAATTTGCTGTAAAAGAGTTAGGAAGAATTGGTATTCAACCCGATATTTTGGTCTTAAGATGTGAAGAGGATTTGGAAAATGAGGTTTTAGAAAAAATTTCTATGTTTTGTAATGTTCAAACAAATTGTGTGATGAAAGCTATTGATGTGGACAACATTTACAAAATTCCAATTTATTTACATAATCAAGAATTTGACCAACGTGTTATTGAAAGATTAGGTTTATTGAATAATCCAATTAAATTAGATAATTGGTATTCATTAATAAATAAAATTGAGAATTTGAATAAAGAAATTACAATTGGTTTAGTTGGTAAATATATTGAACTAGAAGATGCTTATAAATCTGTCATTGAATCTGCCAAAATTGCCGGTTTCCATAACTTAGCAAAAGTTAAAATAAAAATGATTAATGCAAGAAAATTGAATAATTCTAACATTCAAGAACAATTTAGAAATGTTGATGGTGTAATCATTCCTGGTGGATTTGGTTATGAAGGTGTTGAAGGTAAAATTTTAGCTATTAAATATACTCGTGAAAACAATGTTCCGATGTTGGGAATATGTTTAGGGATGCAATTAGCCTTAGTGGAATTTGCTAGAAATATATTAAACTATGAAACTGCTAATTCTACTGAATTCGATCCAGAAACAGATCACCCTATTGTTCATATAATTAGGGGGAAATCTGAACAAGATGAAAAAGGTGGAACTTTAAGATTAGGGAATTATAATTGTGAATTAAAAAATAATTCCTTAGCCTATGAATGTTATGGCCAGAAAATAATCCAAGAGCGTCATAGACATCGCTATGAAGTTAATTCAAAATACATTAAAGAATTTGAAAAACATGGAATGATCTTTTCTGGAATAAATCCAGACAATCATTTATGTGAAATTGTTGAGTTAGAAAATCATCCATTTTTTATAGCATCACAATATCACCCTGAGTTTAAAAATAATTTAACTAACCCAAATCCATTATTTATTGGTTTAGTAAAGGCTTCATTAAAAATGAAGTATAAAAATTAG
- the rpoE gene encoding DNA-directed RNA polymerase subunit delta codes for MSRYEDIAYKLLEREKTPIEFYKLWELVSRELGLPKNSDEINAFYMTLLLDKRFVMRGNNNWGLRKNYKFDDVKMEISSIYDHIDTTTIFEDDLDETIDQNINNVLDDVVVSSGEYDDLDKIDDEDLSDTTASEMLDGFEDNSTTSGEDDE; via the coding sequence ATGAGTAGATACGAAGATATAGCGTATAAATTATTAGAACGCGAGAAAACTCCGATTGAGTTTTATAAATTATGAGAATTGGTATCTAGAGAATTAGGTTTACCAAAAAACTCAGATGAAATTAATGCTTTTTATATGACATTGCTTTTAGATAAAAGATTTGTAATGCGCGGAAATAACAATTGAGGTTTAAGAAAAAATTATAAATTTGATGATGTCAAAATGGAAATATCATCAATTTATGACCACATTGATACAACAACTATTTTTGAAGACGATTTAGACGAAACTATTGACCAAAATATTAACAATGTTCTTGATGATGTTGTAGTTTCATCTGGTGAATATGACGATTTAGATAAAATAGACGATGAAGACTTATCGGATACAACAGCATCTGAAATGCTAGATGGATTTGAAGATAATTCAACAACATCAGGCGAAGATGATGAATAG